The following DNA comes from Anopheles coustani chromosome 2, idAnoCousDA_361_x.2, whole genome shotgun sequence.
GTTCCGATCATCAGTGAAACGATACcgattgatttttccttcctataCCCACCTCGAGCCAATGTTGTGATGTTCTAATAATAAATTCTCACTCCCGCTAGTGGGGCAAATAAATAAGGTACACAATCAATCAGAGATTTCGATCGCAGGAGGTGGCCACACAGCTGTGTCAATGAGTTTTTTTGTGGAAGTGAAACTTGATAAAAAATAGCATGGCGAAAACGCATCAGAAAACAACTGCTGATACAAAGGCAGTTTTCGTACCCAAGTGGAGACGCCCAGTTGCCAACTGTTCAAGTTAGATGGTATCGCGTTTCATGGTACAGGACTGCAGCTCACCAACCGAGGGGTGGAAATTAAATGGATTCGTAGGCGAGACAAAACAGACACCATCGGTTAATGTAGGGTAAAGGTTAAAAGGCAGAGGCTGACTCACCGTGTCCGTTGGCAAACTCCACGATTTTCTCCGAACTTCGCAGTAGGCCAAAGTTGCTCCACAGGTTGTTGATGCGTTTACCGAAGGAGCGCCTTTTAACGGATTTAACGACCGATTTCGGGTGCCTGGTGTGGTCCTTCACCAGCTGGTCCTCCTTTTCGGCTGCCTTCACCGCTCGAGTTTTCCTGCGAATCGCGTACCGATTGTCTCCGTGATGAGGCAATTGGATGGTCACCGTACGGTGCTGCTGGCCCGCTCTCGCCGGTTGCGACACTAACGACGATGGTTCACTACCCGATTCCGGAGAGGCAATGGGGGCTGATTGACGTGTCAAAAACTGCTGATGGTGGTCACTAGCAACGGTTGGTGACGAAGAGGGCAACCCGCTTGGAACAGTGGCTAACTTGGAATGGCGTCGAGAAAACAGTCCCTTTAAGCTGTCCATAAAATTGCCAGTCTTTCCCGGTGGAGCTACCCGTTCGGCTCTGGACGCTTGCTTCAGGTgcaccatttttgcatgcaAACGACGGAActtggcgaaggaaaaaaacacacgaggTAATGCACCTTAACGACGATTGGCGTCACATGCGATAAACATGGGGAGGAGGTCACTGAACTGTAAAATGCAAATTTCACTaacataaatttatttcagttttttgttgtacttCTCTTATCCGTGTGCTATGGTGTGGcccaatttaaattattacgTACACGAAATGTTTTTATAATCTTATTGCTATAGAGcaggaaatgaatgaaaagaaGGGTATCTACATCAAATTTGGACCATAACTTTTGAAGTATTTTTTGCGCCCTATCTTTTAACACACTCTTTTAGGATAACTTGTTGGCCACTTACGAAAAACCTCCACTATTTTTACTCCAGACATATGCACAAACCAAACAACTGTAATTGAATATATTTGTAGAGGCCACAAATGACACATCACGCCTCCAACAACAAACCCAGTATTGTTCTCGTCCGAACATTAAATTATAACCATCGGCCCGAGCCGACGGAACCCTCGGTCGACGTTGTGGCAGCACGATGCGCGTGGTTGTTAAGCAACCAGACGACGGATTGGAACTACGACCTGGCGCACAAGTGACTCGTCAGTAGGGCCAAGCCCCGAACCAAACGTTAGTATATTTTTGCTTCGATTCTTCTTCCCTTCCAAGGTTCTACTAATAAACCGCACACAAAGCACACGATAACACGCGTCACCCACACGGCGCTGCCTTCGGACGGAAGCTCGAATCCCTCGCGCCCTGCGAGTTACCACCCAATAGGACATGCTAATTACATTTACTATGACCGCGAACCAGCGCGTAATAGAGGAAACGAAGCGCAAGACGTAACGCTACGCCGCTGTTTTTCACTTCTAAACAACAACTCCCGGCTCGGGGTCTCCATGGGGATCCAGTAGTGGTACGAAAACCGCGTCGTCCAAAATCTACGACTAGATAATGGAGCAGATAAATCGACCGTTATATAACGATGTCGGAGAAGTCATATGGATTATGCTTTGGACTGAATTTATGAAGCCGGCACAAAGGTGGTCGGCTGTAATGATTCAGTTCATCAATAATGTACCGTTTTGATGGTAGCAGAAACCATGGCTGATGCCAAatgtttattgattatttgtgCTTGGGAAGAGTACGTCTCATAGATTTATTTCGAATTAAACGGACTATGATACAATAAAACcgctttcttcctttttatcttttactttttcttcccaTAAAAAACCTGATTtgaaaaaccgaaacaaatatgtttttaaaaaggcGCTTCAACGTGCTTTTTAAAAGGTTTGAATCAAGGTAACTAGGGCGAAGTAAAACTTTGAACTATTCTCAAGCTAATATTGCTTCACTCTAATAACctttatttcatcaatttgacAGCGCTTCCTCGAATTGTCAATGTTCTACTGAAATTGTCAAGCGTCGCATCTTCTCCAAAGATTTTGCAGTTGTATTTTATAGAAAAGAGAAATCTCGCGACAAACTGTGAGCGTCTAGATAATCGTGAAAAGTTACGtactttattcattttaccGTGCGTATCTTCCCAAATTAACGCTCGCTGGCGGCATACTAACGCATCGCGTACCGTAGTTTGATCGTAAAACTAGCTCGTGTGTCCGCCATACTATAGAAGCAAAAGTGAAGCCGGTTTGCATTTGGCGACCCAGGATAGCAAAAACGGAAGCGGAACCTGCGTACAGACGGCAATACCCGCTTTTACTGGAATTCCGAAAGGAAGTGCTATCTGCCCCATCAAACACCGTACAATACGAGCATTCACCTCTCAATCGTGTTTGAGGAAGGCAGATTCTTTGTTTCCTTCGTACCGTATTCTTTTTATCAGTCAATTGTTTCGCCTGCTGTGTGACAGACGCGCCGCAATCACTTTAGAAGAGCTGTATAGAAGTTAAACagtcataaatattttaagtaGCGCACATTCAGACGCACGGATATCAATATCCCGATATACACAAAGTCTGATACGACTTCAGGCAAATTGCGCACCAATATTCTTCACCGGAAATCCCGTTTTTCGGCGAGAACACCCGTATACACCAAGTACCGCGTGACGACCTGTGCAATGTTATGCTAATTTTCGCCATCATCAGCACAGTTCAGTTCGCTGGTTTTTTGCaacgtttttgtttgcaaaattgGTGCAACGTCGATCAGCCGACTGGGAGGAGAAGTGATAGCCAGAAACCTTTGTGACGTTTAGCTCTTCCCAGACCATCGGCAACGACAGTCGCTGATTCATTGCTGGGAACCATCGAAACAACAATTGAGGCCAACATGGAATCCGATAGTACCGCGATGAGCGggaataaaatattgtaagtAGTGCGGTTTTGTTGGTCTCCGTATATTTAATTTCGCAAAGTGTAATAAACCGATCGAACTCTTGCTTTCTTTCAGCCGTTTCACTTCGGAAGAGAATCAACATTCCTTCAAGGCGTCCGATAAGAACATCACAGTGATGTGCAGTGGAGGCGCGCATGATCGCGGCAGCTCAAAGATCAAGCTGGACAACGTCGTCAACTACAAGTGGGAGGTGAAACACTATCCCGGGCGTTTGATAGCGTGCCACAAGGAGGGTCAACTGCTGGCATACGCGCTCACAGGTACTTTGGTCCATCGGCGTTGATTGATTCTTGCAAGGTTGCTATAGGAACTCCCATCTTActgtttttcgttgttgttcaTTGCAGTGGTGAAGTTGCAGAAACCCGAAGGAATGGTCCGGGTAGCGTCGCTGCAGCTATCCCAAAGAGCACTCATCAGGGGGTTATCGGAAATGTTGGACATTCAGTTCGCCCACACTACACACCCCGACTATCTGCTGGGGATTATCGAACGATCGAACCTGCAAGTGTACCAGGTACTGATTAACGGCACGGAGTTGACGACATCGCTGAAGGTGAAAATCGTCGATCCGCTCGAGGGCCACGTACCAGAATACGACCGGATCAACTGGTGTCCGTACCTGCGAGAGAACGACTACGAGATCGACGACTTTGCCAGCCAGCTGCTCGTGTGGACGCGCGGTTCCACCTTCCAGTGTTACAGTATTAGTAAGCTGTCAAAAACCTACGGAGAGTCGGTCAACCTAAAGGCCGTCGATATAGACGAGGGTGGCTTTAAGGCAAGCGATGGTGATGCGACCATTACCGGAAGCGTATACTCCGCCGACGGAACGACGTTAGCGCTGAGCTCGATGGATGGTATGATCCGGTTCTATCAGGTGTACCAGCACGCAAACAATTGTACGCCGCGCCGCTTGCACCAGTGGAAACCGCACGGTGGCCGATCGGTGAGCTCGTTCTTCTTCCTGGACAACTACACCGAAACGGTGGATAACGATAAGGTGCTTTGGAAGAACGTGATCACCTGCGCGGACAACAACACCGAAATCCGGGTGTGGTGCTGCGAATCCTGGGAGTGTTTGCAAACGATTCGGCTCGAGTCGCCCATGGTGCAGCCGCTTAACTTTAAGGCAGAAATCGATTTGTCCTCATCGTTTCTGGTCCTGTCCGATATGAACACCCGGCAAATCTACGTGCTGCAGATACGCAAAGGTCAGTCGTCGAGTAGCTCTGCCCTGCCGTCCCCTGCATCGTCTTCAGCCCGCGATCAGGCATCTGGAGAACCGCAGTGGAAATCACGCACAGCAAGTCTCGCCCGGGGAAAGGTGAACCGGCGTGTGGATCAGTCGTCGATCAAACCGTACATCGTGTCCATCGCCGAGTACCCTATATCGACGATGATTCTGGGCTTTGGCATTCTGTGGGCACGCGTTGGTAACTGTTTCCAGCGCGAGcaagacgacgaagacgaggaCCAGTCGCTACCGAGCTGCATCGTGATCCGGATGTTTCTGGTGCAACCAAGCAGCATGCAGGACTGCACGCTCGTGTACGACCCGGTAGATGAAAGCGAGTGTGAACCACTGGCGATCGATGCCGGAGATGACGTGAACACCAACGACTGTGAAGTCGAAGACGGTAACGAAATGCAATCCCCACAGTCGTCGGGCTCCTCGgtttcgtcatcgtcgtccgcGGCATCATCGTCTGCCGAGACGACGGACAACAACTTGTCTCATCCGCCCTCCGAAGCTAGCGACCAATCGGTTGAACGGGAGTCTAAGGTTGTACTGACTGCTATGTCAGCGCCGAAAGCATCGGCTGAAGAAAGCTCTGATGGAAGTGGAAGCAACGCCGGTAGCCGAAAAGATGACGAGGAAGAGGAGGGTAGTCCCGGTCCGGCGACCAATCTACTGATGCTAAAAATGGCCGAAGCGGCCCAAAAACTGAACGATAAGAATAAGCCGGCCAGTGGTTCCCCACCGGACGCGAATACCAGCGCCAGCGGTGGGATCAACAGTGGTCCTACGACTCCGGCCAGCACTACTGCAAAGGTTAATCTCATGACTCCGGACTCGTTCAGCACGCCAAGCGGTCGAGGCAGCCGATCGGGTAAGTTTCTTTTTCGTACATTATTCTTTGCGTAGCGGATATCATTGCATGTAATATAGTTTTACTTTCAAAGTTCTCTATTTTCGGTCGAAAATCTATTTATACACGAAGTAATTCAATGAAGTTGAATTCAATGTTGAAGCTATTGCCAATGTGGCTGATTACCGGTATATTAGTGATTTCTTTTGAGGTAATACGGACCAGTTTATATTTTGTTCTCCTTCTCCGTTCTATTGAGAttgagaaaatatgttttttaatgcgaaaaaatcaatttcgttTGCCCACATGAAATATTCTAACCGCAAACAAAGCGAAATCAGATTCTAATAATTTcaggaaaaaatcaataactTAATAAGGCGCTACCAAGATCTAAAAGATTTGGCCGCGTCAAGATTCTTCTGGTCAGGGATATACTCGGATATAGAACTACACggttcaatttttgttttatttttgtattacaTACACGTCTAGCCAAACTTCGTTAACTCAGCATgagctcaatattttttttagcttagaatagaaatattttaattgttaAGACAGaaatatttggtttttttttgttactcgtCGCTGTTATACTAATTTgggtttattttgattttgttcaacAAAAATCATTCGTACATCATGCCGTATGTTAAAAGAATAGTAATTTTAAGTGTGGTATTTGCCTCGTTTTCGTTTATATTTATGTTGCACCTTTAGCCTAATTAATCTAGAGTCTGTTAGCATTTAGTTATTCGTCGTAAATAGATTGGTTAGTGTTGTTTTGCGTACAAACAGCTAGTACCAGTGAGTAGCCCTGTAACGTTACCTTTCCATTGGGCTACCTGTATATGTTCAACTCGAATGGTCCTCAACAacgtcggtttgtttttgtgtcctTCCTTCTTCCTTCTCCAAACCGCGCGATGGCAGCGAACGACAGCGGCAGCAACGTTTGGCCGCCGCAAAAGGACGTACGTATCATAAACCTTTCCGAGGTGCCCTACCCGGAGGTGGAAACGCTCATGAGCCAGCTCGATACCAGGCGACGGGGTAGAGGCCGGGGGGCCAGGGCATCAAAAATCGCCTCAACGGAAACCGCTGCGACCATCGGTACGTCGTCGAGAAAGAATGATTCGTCCGCCAGCAGCACGGCCAGTGCGAACGGGGCGAGTGTCTGCAGTAGCCGTGACGGCAGTAGTGGAGAGGGAGAAGGAGCCGGAGGGAACAATACCAGCGTCGCGTCGATAGCTGGTTCCGAACGGATCGCCAACATCACCGACGATCCCGACGAGGAAGATGATCAAATCAGGGAGGAGCAGCAGGAGGAAGATGGGGAGAATCGTGCCGTAGGTGGAGAAGACGATCCAAGGGTTGTGACGGCGAAGCGGAAGGAGAAAAGCGCCGCCAGAAGATTGGCGGCAGGGTTGGGCAATGGTGATGGTGACGCTGGGTCTACCGAGTCACCGAAGAATACGTACCGGAGCGTGCGTAACGTTACGAGCACTTCTACCGTGCTAAGTGTGGAACATTTCACTAAAATACTCACACTAGACGAGGCAGAACCACGGACCGCTAGaggtatttttgtttaatttcaaaatttgtAAGCGACTGCAAGAGGTGTCAAAtggttattttaaaacacgGTGACTTAAAGTAAGATTCCCTAGATTAAGGAGATAAACGCTTCTAACATACATTTGTTTGACACCTCTGGAGAGGCGAACTCTCGTATGGATTGGACCGGCTTTAACGAATGCAAATTTCCATCTTCCCAATTCCAGAAAAGAACAAAAGCGACGAAACGGTCAATCCGAACGTTCTCAACACACTGCTGATGCTTGCGAACGCTACCAAACAGCGCCAACCAGCCCAGAAGGTCGTTGAGATGGTTTCGTCTTCCGTAACGCTAAAGGGGACCACGGTCAGCGGCGCCCCGCAGGCAAGACCTGCGAACGATATGCAGGCATTCGTCAATATGATGA
Coding sequences within:
- the LOC131267648 gene encoding enhancer of mRNA-decapping protein 4 homolog isoform X1 — its product is MESDSTAMSGNKIFRFTSEENQHSFKASDKNITVMCSGGAHDRGSSKIKLDNVVNYKWEVKHYPGRLIACHKEGQLLAYALTVVKLQKPEGMVRVASLQLSQRALIRGLSEMLDIQFAHTTHPDYLLGIIERSNLQVYQVLINGTELTTSLKVKIVDPLEGHVPEYDRINWCPYLRENDYEIDDFASQLLVWTRGSTFQCYSISKLSKTYGESVNLKAVDIDEGGFKASDGDATITGSVYSADGTTLALSSMDGMIRFYQVYQHANNCTPRRLHQWKPHGGRSVSSFFFLDNYTETVDNDKVLWKNVITCADNNTEIRVWCCESWECLQTIRLESPMVQPLNFKAEIDLSSSFLVLSDMNTRQIYVLQIRKGQSSSSSALPSPASSSARDQASGEPQWKSRTASLARGKVNRRVDQSSIKPYIVSIAEYPISTMILGFGILWARVGNCFQREQDDEDEDQSLPSCIVIRMFLVQPSSMQDCTLVYDPVDESECEPLAIDAGDDVNTNDCEVEDGNEMQSPQSSGSSVSSSSSAASSSAETTDNNLSHPPSEASDQSVERESKVVLTAMSAPKASAEESSDGSGSNAGSRKDDEEEEGSPGPATNLLMLKMAEAAQKLNDKNKPASGSPPDANTSASGGINSGPTTPASTTAKVNLMTPDSFSTPSGRGSRSANDSGSNVWPPQKDVRIINLSEVPYPEVETLMSQLDTRRRGRGRGARASKIASTETAATIGTSSRKNDSSASSTASANGASVCSSRDGSSGEGEGAGGNNTSVASIAGSERIANITDDPDEEDDQIREEQQEEDGENRAVGGEDDPRVVTAKRKEKSAARRLAAGLGNGDGDAGSTESPKNTYRSVRNVTSTSTVLSVEHFTKILTLDEAEPRTAREKNKSDETVNPNVLNTLLMLANATKQRQPAQKVVEMVSSSVTLKGTTVSGAPQARPANDMQAFVNMMNSLTLNKEAVMSSGKLPESSNGPLDGAEGGIPPEIPPMPSADMLASGGSSPSREVQEIMSTKGSGLNLMVDDLLHFVYTPGQRKPSALDDEEEEEVEEAGVDVDDGGNAGGGGQGVTTHTVSDSRYAEEEGVVRVASNGPQEEKLEPSDNNEKLGDGEEIGNKILVTSEGATSSTVDIDGLQNASAVPTIDGESKKPTVAPFWPSVPLATTATVSDSSKQTLEALTDKMDRMMELLLAQSCRMEEMNGQLEAMKKAKNDEHRRYSTLINRFQQTIPKTIETQINNCLVQHTVRLEHTIQSCFGKQQALLTEALKNSIVQALLAQLPEQLSVHLVRDLHLKILVPIGGKLDVVQRGLTDEIAHRLATLEDPLKNAITRTLRAEQFHNAIAINVKRDLKQQFDEAYNDSLRNTVIPRYEKVHQELFRQANLCFTEGVKELMRKIDEHIGRVAQTHERTNEVADLLRKIPDEIAVKGERVTSNTLRVIREHLEKDIKGLHTPLMKTIRENIRQEIEKGFEAQASCLEDSVLSVVRSQAQTPAPTGIEVQDQIKKYLKADQINLAFHMALASNELSVVEFLLERADPKKVFDPCPLEQTVLLSLIQQISADMSNHNELKHKYLDDAIVSLNLDDPVTQEHSPKVMQELIANCQTFITANPLNPLCGKLKMLMFAAKYISGEQI
- the LOC131267648 gene encoding enhancer of mRNA-decapping protein 4 homolog isoform X2, whose product is MESDSTAMSGNKIFRFTSEENQHSFKASDKNITVMCSGGAHDRGSSKIKLDNVVNYKWEVKHYPGRLIACHKEGQLLAYALTVVKLQKPEGMVRVASLQLSQRALIRGLSEMLDIQFAHTTHPDYLLGIIERSNLQVYQVLINGTELTTSLKVKIVDPLEGHVPEYDRINWCPYLRENDYEIDDFASQLLVWTRGSTFQCYSISKLSKTYGESVNLKAVDIDEGGFKASDGDATITGSVYSADGTTLALSSMDGMIRFYQVYQHANNCTPRRLHQWKPHGGRSVSSFFFLDNYTETVDNDKVLWKNVITCADNNTEIRVWCCESWECLQTIRLESPMVQPLNFKAEIDLSSSFLVLSDMNTRQIYVLQIRKGQSSSSSALPSPASSSARDQASGEPQWKSRTASLARGKVNRRVDQSSIKPYIVSIAEYPISTMILGFGILWARVGNCFQREQDDEDEDQSLPSCIVIRMFLVQPSSMQDCTLVYDPVDESECEPLAIDAGDDVNTNDCEVEDGNEMQSPQSSGSSVSSSSSAASSSAETTDNNLSHPPSEASDQSVERESKVVLTAMSAPKASAEESSDGSGSNAGSRKDDEEEEGSPGPATNLLMLKMAEAAQKLNDKNKPASGSPPDANTSASGGINSGPTTPASTTAKVNLMTPDSFSTPSGRGSRSEKNKSDETVNPNVLNTLLMLANATKQRQPAQKVVEMVSSSVTLKGTTVSGAPQARPANDMQAFVNMMNSLTLNKEAVMSSGKLPESSNGPLDGAEGGIPPEIPPMPSADMLASGGSSPSREVQEIMSTKGSGLNLMVDDLLHFVYTPGQRKPSALDDEEEEEVEEAGVDVDDGGNAGGGGQGVTTHTVSDSRYAEEEGVVRVASNGPQEEKLEPSDNNEKLGDGEEIGNKILVTSEGATSSTVDIDGLQNASAVPTIDGESKKPTVAPFWPSVPLATTATVSDSSKQTLEALTDKMDRMMELLLAQSCRMEEMNGQLEAMKKAKNDEHRRYSTLINRFQQTIPKTIETQINNCLVQHTVRLEHTIQSCFGKQQALLTEALKNSIVQALLAQLPEQLSVHLVRDLHLKILVPIGGKLDVVQRGLTDEIAHRLATLEDPLKNAITRTLRAEQFHNAIAINVKRDLKQQFDEAYNDSLRNTVIPRYEKVHQELFRQANLCFTEGVKELMRKIDEHIGRVAQTHERTNEVADLLRKIPDEIAVKGERVTSNTLRVIREHLEKDIKGLHTPLMKTIRENIRQEIEKGFEAQASCLEDSVLSVVRSQAQTPAPTGIEVQDQIKKYLKADQINLAFHMALASNELSVVEFLLERADPKKVFDPCPLEQTVLLSLIQQISADMSNHNELKHKYLDDAIVSLNLDDPVTQEHSPKVMQELIANCQTFITANPLNPLCGKLKMLMFAAKYISGEQI